In Octopus bimaculoides isolate UCB-OBI-ISO-001 unplaced genomic scaffold, ASM119413v2 Scaffold_158926, whole genome shotgun sequence, the sequence agagagaNNNNNNNNNNagagagagagagagagagagagagagagagagaggaatgagtggaaaggaagagaggaaaaatgTTTGTAAGTCGACTGATACAGACAAAGGAAAATAGatccatactcttttacttgtttcagtcatttgactNNNNNNNNNNNNNNNNNNNNNNNNNNNNNNNNNNNNNNNNNNNNNNNNNNNNNNNNNNNNNNNNNNNNNNNNNNNNNNNNNNNNNNNNNNNNNNNNNNNNNNNNNNNNNNNNNNNNNNNNNNNNNNNNNNNNNNNNNNNNNNNNNNNNNNNNNNNNNNNNNNNNNNNNNNNNNNNNggggggacaaacacagacacacaaacatatacacacccatacatagatatatacatatctacgatgggcttctttcagtttccgtctaccatgtggtaagctacttaccacaaagccactcctgtgcctgattaaacatagattaaaaaaaaaaaaagtagatacatagacacatacacacattgttaaattaaaagcgggAGAGAGGAGGGGCatagaggaagtgagagagaaggtgagagacagtagatacatagatgaaaagaaaagttggtacatagacacatagactcAGATTGCAGTATTCTGCGGGCGACATTGGGGACTCTTTTCTCTTATCTGTTGCTCTTTCAGCATTTGACACTCCAAAAACATCTATGTAGTCGCCCGACTTGtgacaaatagcaaccaaatctccttcaaatgatACCCNNNNNNNNNNCGCCCGACTTGtgacaaatagcaaccaaatctccttcaaatgatACCCTCTTGTGTTAGTGTATCTCAGGCAACATGGTTGGATTTTAATAAGACAGCAGGGTAATACCATTAGTAGGATAGGAAGgaagatgagagaaaataaaataactatttaaaatataataaaggtaGGAGTACAAGGAGGTTTAATTTTTCTGTAATAGGTTGATGAATATTTGCTCATTAAAATCTATACTATACTAATGGATATGAAGCAGAATATATAGTGGTGTTCCTAAAACAATTATGTGCACTGAAAACCCTGTAAATGTGCTAAGCtcttattttgataaatatgaaTTCACTGCTTAAAcacacattttcttattttttgtaacTATTAAGACCCCATTATGAGTATTGATATTGCCAGTCAGAGAAGAGAAGCAGCCAGACTTCATCAACAGGAGAGGTGAAGAAGATTGAGCAGTGACTGACAAGATGCTGTAAGAAACATAAATGCTGCATGACAGAGAGAAGTGCAGGCTAACTTGAGCCAAGCTCAGCGCTCTGAAATTTCACTGCAGGACTCTTAACAACATTGAGTAGAAAGAGAGCATATATCAcaggaaagaagaggaggaatttTACATCAAAATGCTGAACAACATCGCACAGCTTGAGAGAATTTATCACAGGAAAGAAGAGAAGACTTTCTATCAGTGGTCTATCTCCGCATGAGGTTAAATTAAAAATTGGAGCATCAATAATGTTACTCAGAAATCTTGACCACAAAAACGGTCATAGTAATGGCACAAGGTATAAAATTGTAACTGCAAATAACAATCTAATAACTCCCAAAAATTTGACTGGAGTTGATGTGGGACAAATGGTTCTGATTCCTTGGATCAGTTTAATGCCTTTTGATTCTGACTTCCCCTTTACATTACAAAGACGCCAATTTCCAATAAGACCAGCTTTCGTTATTTCCATAAATAAAAGCCAAGGACAGAGTCTGTCATAATGTGCCATTTACAAACCAAATCCAGTTTCTACTTACGGTCAATTATACGTTGCTATAAGCAGGGTTGGAGACCCAGACAAGATAAGAATTTATGCTGACCAANNNNNNNNNNAGGGTTGGAGACCCAGACAAGATAAGAATTTATGCTGACCAAAATGAGTTTCTCAATTACAATTCAAATCCAAGACGTTGGGACCATCATGATATACGGAAACTAACTAGAAATGTTGTATATTCTGAAGTTATCATCATCCCCTCCCTGTATATACATCTTATTTATTAAGATTAAATTGTACATGTTCAGTAGatgaatattgtaatatttacttGTTATTTGGAGATTTGCagattaattatttaaaacaaacagtTTAAAAGATGAGTTTCAATAAGTACACattctatttccattttattttcaaatNNNNNNNNNNGAGTTTCAATAAGTACACattctatttccattttattttcaaatgtaacTACTTGGGATCAGAAAAGTGCAGTATCAAAGCCAGGCAGGCATCAACAATCTTTGCACTCAACTGTTCATGAGCAGCTACTGATTATTACTTAGGGATTTACCTAACCCTAATCCAATGTCTTAAGCAAGAAATACTAATCTTTTAAGTTTTCGTGCTAATTACCTCCCCTTAAGCGTTGATCTACTTTTATAAAAATTCATTGGCAAATGTTCATTTCACTATGGTCTCTTtgtctgcttgaaatagcagccaaatcttcctcaaattatattCTACTGACaaagaaggacatattggatattatataaaatagacaGGATGGTTATGATTGAAATGCTTTCAATCAGAGTTCTATTTGACAAAAAGTGATAAGAAGGTAATTGCATCATGTAATTATATGACTGTTTTGATAGACAACAGTATTGAACATACAAGAGTCTGACNNNNNNNNNNTTATTCAGCAGAACAAATGTGCTGTAATAGCTTATTTGTGACTTTGAAAACTGGCCTATACTCCATCACATGGCAACAAGTAACAGTGAAACCGTGACGATATCCATTAATggataaaataattctttgttcTAAGTAAGAGATAGACAACCATTAAAAGGGAACTTGAATGTCTAATATTCTCAACACAATTTTAGTTGTGTATTATTAGTGCTGTTGCATAGTTGAAGACTGAGTTTTTAGACTGATTTATATCACATTCCTTGTAAATGTAAGTAAATTCCTTTTAAATATCTCATAAGGTAAATACCCTGCCAAAAATAGGTATCTGCAAGATTATGAGAAAGGAATTGTGAGTGAGACTTTGCCAATCACCATAATACAGCACCGATGACTTCTGggaacaattttttaaaactcagAATCACTGAAGAATGCAATAAgttacctgcatcagttgtcagNNNNNNNNNNAACTCAGAATCACTGAAGAATGCAATAAgttacctgcatcagttgtcagctgttggGATGCTACATCTTCAAAGCTTCCATGCTTCCTTACACTTGGtttccaccccccacccccaatttattttacttttctttaaacaacttattcactgttcacttcctgtgcatgttccatgtactgttcatgcacttttggctactttttctgctgagtgcacctgagcattgtatacaataaatttattattattataaccaaaGTTATAGTTAAGACAGTTGTTCCTTTTGTGAagagaataacaatgataattgacaggatatatttcttttgaattttttatttcattaaaccaGTTTGTGCTGCATTGCTCCTGTCTTGGCTGCTAAAGTGATACCTGGTTGTGAGGTGACAGTAGGATCTGACAAAGAAGATGAAAGATGGCCATATGCAAGAACAACAAAGGACATTAAGGAACTGGGTGCCACACATATTAACAAAGATGTTACAATATCCTTTGCTTTCCAATTTAAAAAGTGGTTCTCTTTTcataaaactaaaatgaaatgtatttcttcttttttggaTTGCAGAAATCCATTTATTGTATTATTAAGAAATTGGAAAATTAACCCTGTCTGGTAGCCTTTTTCTTAAagttttatccatttattttctcatttaaatggttttggctgaaaatggcagtatgaacaattaaaaaaaagaaattgctgaATAATAATGCACAGAATTGACAGAAGCCGCCATATTCATTGAGGCAGTGTTCTTTTGTTATGGCTTATCACCAAATTTATAGAGTGTATGCTGCCATAGATTATGAATATCTAACAATATATTATGAGATGTTTACATGAAATTCATATCTTTGTGTTACCTTCATCAGGTTGCTCATGATGGCACTACTCTAGTTAGTGTCTGTAGTTTGTTTGTCTTAAGAAATTCTATGGTTCACATTCTTTGACTATTTGGTGGAAAAATTCTGCCTCCTGAAATAACTGAAGACAtctgaaaaatacatatatgag encodes:
- the LOC106881463 gene encoding glutamine amidotransferase-like class 1 domain-containing protein 3, mitochondrial, whose translation is LCCIAPVLAAKVIPGCEVTVGSDKEDERWPYARTTKDIKELGATHINKDVTEAHIDINNRIVTAPAFMCETAVHEVFDGIGEMVTGVLKLVK